From a single Sinomonas atrocyanea genomic region:
- the tkt gene encoding transketolase, whose amino-acid sequence MTSHAKRPAGASTNSDSPLEWTAVDQRSVDTIRVLAADAVEKVGNGHPGTAMSLAPAVYLLFQKLMRHDPRDPDWIGRDRFILSPGHTSLTLYIQLYLAGYGLELDDLKAFRTWGSRTPGHPEYKHTKGVEITTGPLGQGLASSVGFAYSQRRLRGMFDAAAPAGESPFDHTVWVIASDGDLQEGVTSEASSLAGHQELGNLVVIYDENHISIEDDTDIAFTEDVLARYASYGWHTQRVDWTKTGDYVEDVEELYSALLAAKAETGRPSIVSLRTVIGWPSPTKQNTGKIHGSALGAEEVTALKQVLGFDPEKSFDIDPEVLAHTRGALERGREAHAAWQETFDAWATENREAAELHERIEAREFPEGWESSLPEFPGGKEVSTRAASGKVLNAIGPLLPELWGGSADLAESNNTTIEGSPSFIPASRSTEAWKGNPYGRVLHFGIREHAAASIVNGITLAGKTRAFSGTFLMFSDYQRPAIRLSALMGVPSIYVWTHDSIGLGEDGPTHQPVEQVASLRAIPNLDVVRPGDANEVAWAWKAILENHENPAGIILTRQNVPTYARGAGAAEGDTFGSAAGAAKGGYVLAEASEDGATVPAQVLLIATGSEVQLAVEAREALQSEGIPTRVVSMPCVEWFAKQDAEYRESVLPAAVRARVSVEAGLALGWKEFVGDAGRSISLEHYGASADYKTLFREFGITAEAVTAAAKDSLAATRN is encoded by the coding sequence ATCACATCCCACGCGAAAAGGCCCGCTGGAGCATCGACCAACTCCGATTCGCCGCTTGAATGGACCGCCGTTGACCAGCGCTCGGTGGACACCATCCGGGTTCTGGCCGCGGACGCGGTGGAGAAGGTGGGCAACGGGCACCCGGGCACGGCGATGAGCCTGGCACCGGCCGTGTACCTGCTTTTCCAGAAGCTCATGCGCCACGACCCGCGCGATCCCGACTGGATCGGCCGGGACCGTTTCATCCTCTCCCCCGGGCACACGTCGCTCACCCTGTACATCCAGCTGTACCTCGCCGGCTACGGACTGGAGCTGGATGACCTGAAGGCCTTCCGGACCTGGGGCTCGCGGACCCCGGGGCACCCGGAGTACAAGCACACCAAGGGCGTGGAGATCACCACGGGCCCACTGGGCCAAGGTCTCGCTTCCTCGGTGGGCTTCGCGTACTCTCAGCGCCGGCTGCGCGGGATGTTCGACGCCGCCGCTCCCGCCGGCGAGTCGCCGTTCGACCACACCGTGTGGGTCATCGCCTCCGACGGGGACCTGCAGGAGGGCGTGACCTCGGAGGCGTCCTCCCTCGCAGGCCACCAGGAGCTGGGCAATCTCGTGGTGATCTACGACGAGAACCACATCTCGATCGAGGACGATACCGACATCGCCTTCACCGAGGACGTCCTGGCCCGGTACGCCTCCTACGGGTGGCACACCCAGAGGGTCGACTGGACCAAGACCGGCGACTACGTCGAGGACGTCGAGGAGCTCTACTCTGCCCTGCTGGCGGCGAAGGCCGAGACCGGGCGTCCCTCGATCGTCTCCCTGCGCACGGTCATCGGCTGGCCCTCCCCGACCAAGCAGAACACGGGCAAGATCCACGGCTCGGCGCTGGGCGCGGAGGAGGTGACGGCCCTCAAGCAGGTCCTGGGTTTCGACCCGGAGAAGTCCTTCGACATCGACCCCGAGGTCCTGGCGCACACCCGCGGCGCCCTCGAGCGTGGCCGGGAGGCCCACGCGGCGTGGCAGGAGACATTTGACGCCTGGGCCACGGAGAACCGCGAGGCCGCCGAGCTCCATGAGCGGATCGAGGCCCGTGAGTTCCCCGAGGGCTGGGAGTCCTCCTTGCCGGAGTTCCCCGGGGGCAAGGAGGTCTCTACTCGCGCGGCATCGGGTAAGGTCCTCAACGCGATTGGCCCTCTCCTGCCGGAGCTCTGGGGCGGCTCGGCCGACCTCGCCGAATCGAACAACACCACGATCGAGGGCTCGCCCTCGTTCATCCCGGCATCCCGGTCCACTGAGGCGTGGAAGGGCAACCCCTACGGGCGCGTGCTGCACTTCGGGATCCGCGAGCACGCGGCAGCCTCGATCGTGAACGGGATCACTCTGGCCGGGAAGACCCGGGCGTTCTCGGGAACCTTCCTGATGTTCAGCGACTACCAGCGCCCGGCCATCCGCCTCTCCGCGCTCATGGGCGTCCCGTCCATCTATGTGTGGACGCACGATTCGATTGGCCTTGGCGAGGACGGGCCGACGCACCAGCCGGTCGAGCAGGTGGCGAGCCTGCGCGCGATCCCGAATCTCGACGTCGTCCGTCCCGGCGACGCGAACGAGGTCGCCTGGGCGTGGAAGGCCATCCTCGAGAACCACGAGAACCCTGCCGGCATCATCCTGACCCGCCAGAACGTGCCGACCTACGCCCGCGGCGCCGGCGCCGCCGAGGGCGACACCTTCGGTTCCGCCGCTGGCGCGGCCAAGGGCGGCTACGTCCTGGCCGAGGCGTCCGAGGACGGGGCGACCGTCCCGGCCCAGGTGCTCCTGATCGCCACCGGCTCGGAGGTCCAGCTCGCCGTCGAGGCCCGCGAGGCACTTCAGAGCGAAGGCATTCCCACCCGTGTGGTCTCCATGCCCTGCGTCGAGTGGTTCGCCAAGCAGGATGCCGAGTACCGCGAGTCTGTGCTCCCGGCCGCCGTCAGGGCTCGTGTCTCGGTCGAGGCAGGCCTGGCCTTGGGATGGAAGGAATTCGTTGGCGACGCCGGCCGGTCCATCAGCCTCGAGCACTACGGCGCCTCCGCCGACTACAAGACCCTCTTCCGGGAGTTCGGCATCACCGCCGAGGCGGTCACCGCCGCCGCGAAGGACTCCCTCGCGGCCACCCGGAACTAG
- a CDS encoding APC family permease: MTRGRSADTVAARDPKPGKLKANTLGLWDVVFMAVATSAPITVMSGNVPFAVGYGVGTGTPATYIWATVILTVFSVAYVTMARYVTSTAAFYGFISRGLGRVFGLGTGYMVTFSYIVFEASIIGIFAYFGHQAFLDQFGLDINWVVIALVGLIIIGALTYFEISFAAKILTLLLATEIGILAVMAFGVLFHGGGPDGLMPQTLNPVNVFLPNGLKVAAPGLAMFIAFWSWTGFESTVMYGEESKNPKKIIPIATLIAVTGVGIFYLFVSWMSVAGNGAKVAIALAQSDNPLEMFFHPTDVFVGHGWVMAMQWLMMTGSFACAMAFHNAAARYMYSLGREGILPSPLGRTHKKHGSPHVASFLQTGFAILWVLGFWAFNKDPYLDLFVLLAVLGTFSLLIVQTVTMAAVFNYFRKNHPEEKVWRTKVAPILGGVGMLGVVVMMCMNLDTAAGPAASSLLFKLIPYIAAALFITGAAQALYLRRTNPVRYETIGHVAMADDGHGPVLDEQDETHLSPVELSVANELGRTHGKLTLRDELELERELERDEDLS, encoded by the coding sequence GTGACCAGGGGTCGGTCCGCGGACACCGTAGCAGCGCGCGACCCGAAACCGGGCAAGCTCAAGGCCAACACCCTCGGCCTGTGGGACGTCGTCTTCATGGCCGTCGCAACGTCGGCGCCGATCACCGTGATGAGTGGAAACGTGCCGTTTGCCGTCGGCTACGGTGTCGGGACGGGCACTCCGGCCACCTACATTTGGGCCACAGTGATCCTGACGGTCTTCTCCGTCGCCTACGTCACGATGGCCCGCTACGTAACCTCCACGGCGGCCTTCTACGGATTCATCTCCCGTGGCCTCGGGCGGGTGTTCGGCCTCGGGACCGGCTACATGGTCACCTTCAGCTACATCGTCTTCGAAGCCAGCATCATCGGCATCTTCGCCTACTTCGGCCATCAGGCCTTCCTGGACCAATTCGGCCTCGACATCAATTGGGTCGTCATAGCCCTTGTGGGGCTGATCATCATCGGTGCGCTGACCTACTTCGAGATCAGCTTCGCCGCGAAGATCCTGACGCTCCTGCTGGCCACCGAGATCGGCATCCTCGCGGTGATGGCCTTCGGGGTCCTCTTCCACGGCGGAGGCCCTGACGGACTGATGCCCCAGACGCTGAACCCGGTGAATGTGTTCCTGCCGAACGGGCTGAAGGTCGCAGCCCCAGGGCTCGCCATGTTCATCGCGTTCTGGTCCTGGACCGGCTTCGAGTCGACCGTCATGTACGGCGAGGAATCGAAGAACCCGAAGAAGATCATCCCCATCGCCACATTGATCGCCGTCACCGGCGTCGGCATCTTCTACCTCTTCGTTTCCTGGATGTCTGTCGCCGGAAACGGCGCCAAGGTCGCCATCGCCCTGGCCCAGAGCGACAACCCCCTTGAGATGTTCTTCCACCCCACGGACGTCTTCGTCGGCCACGGGTGGGTCATGGCCATGCAGTGGCTGATGATGACAGGCTCGTTCGCCTGCGCGATGGCCTTCCACAACGCCGCGGCACGATACATGTACTCACTGGGAAGGGAAGGGATCCTGCCGAGCCCGCTCGGCAGGACCCACAAGAAGCACGGCTCTCCCCACGTCGCATCGTTCCTCCAGACCGGCTTCGCCATCCTGTGGGTCCTCGGTTTCTGGGCCTTCAACAAGGACCCCTATCTGGACCTCTTCGTCCTCCTAGCGGTTCTCGGGACGTTCTCGCTCCTGATCGTGCAGACCGTGACGATGGCGGCGGTGTTCAACTACTTCCGCAAGAACCACCCCGAGGAGAAGGTGTGGCGCACCAAAGTCGCTCCCATACTCGGTGGGGTGGGAATGCTGGGCGTGGTCGTCATGATGTGCATGAACCTGGACACGGCGGCCGGCCCAGCAGCGTCGTCGCTCCTGTTCAAGCTCATCCCCTATATCGCCGCAGCGCTCTTCATCACGGGAGCCGCCCAGGCCTTGTACCTGCGAAGGACCAATCCGGTCAGATACGAGACCATCGGCCACGTCGCCATGGCTGACGACGGTCACGGCCCGGTTCTCGACGAACAGGACGAGACCCATCTCAGCCCGGTGGAGCTCAGCGTCGCAAACGAGCTCGGCCGCACACACGGCAAGCTGACTCTGCGCGATGAACTCGAGCTGGAACGCGAGCTGGAGCGGGACGAGGACTTGTCCTGA
- the gnd gene encoding phosphogluconate dehydrogenase (NAD(+)-dependent, decarboxylating) — translation MHIGLIGLGRMGFNMRERLRRRGIDVTGFDRNREVTDVPTIDELLASVPAPRLVWVMVPAGEATAALIGELADKLDQGDLVIDGGNSRFTEDHKHGELLAARGIHFADCGVSGGVWGLENGYGLMVGGHPDDVQRALPVFDALRPEGERADSFVHVGDVGAGHYAKMVHNGIEYGLMQSYAEGYELLAAKEIVTDLPATLRAWQKGTVVRSWLLDLMVKALEEDPGLASIEGYVEDSGEGRWTVEEAIANAVPAPAITAALFARFASREDSSPGMKMVSALRNQFGGHPARPARRSHSAPDALPVP, via the coding sequence GTGCACATTGGATTGATCGGCCTTGGCAGGATGGGTTTCAACATGCGCGAACGCCTGCGCAGGAGGGGCATCGATGTCACCGGCTTCGACCGAAATCGTGAAGTGACCGATGTTCCTACCATCGATGAACTGCTGGCATCCGTCCCAGCTCCTAGGCTGGTCTGGGTGATGGTCCCGGCAGGTGAGGCTACCGCTGCCCTCATCGGCGAACTGGCAGACAAGCTCGATCAAGGTGATCTGGTGATTGACGGGGGAAACTCCCGATTCACCGAAGACCATAAACACGGCGAACTGCTCGCAGCAAGAGGCATTCACTTCGCCGACTGCGGCGTCTCCGGCGGAGTCTGGGGCCTCGAGAACGGATACGGCCTCATGGTCGGTGGCCACCCCGACGATGTCCAAAGGGCCCTTCCCGTCTTTGACGCGCTCCGTCCCGAGGGGGAGCGGGCCGACAGCTTCGTCCACGTGGGCGACGTCGGTGCTGGGCACTACGCGAAGATGGTCCACAACGGCATTGAATACGGTTTGATGCAGTCCTATGCGGAAGGCTACGAACTCCTGGCCGCAAAGGAGATCGTTACCGACCTGCCGGCGACGTTGCGCGCCTGGCAGAAGGGCACCGTCGTACGGTCCTGGCTTCTGGACCTCATGGTCAAAGCGCTGGAGGAAGATCCCGGGCTGGCGTCGATCGAGGGCTATGTCGAGGACTCGGGCGAAGGCCGCTGGACCGTGGAAGAGGCGATCGCGAATGCCGTGCCCGCACCGGCCATCACAGCTGCCCTTTTCGCCCGCTTCGCTTCACGCGAGGACAGCTCTCCCGGCATGAAAATGGTCTCCGCGCTCCGGAACCAGTTCGGCGGACATCCCGCACGTCCTGCCCGCCGAAGTCATTCTGCCCCAGACGCCTTGCCTGTCCCCTAG
- a CDS encoding ribose-5-phosphate isomerase: MRVHIATDHAGMELSSHLITALSAKGFEMVDHGPAVYDAEDDYPAFCINAARAVMADRAEGVDALGIVLGGSGNGEQIAANKVEGVRAALAWNLETAKLAREHNDANVVALGGRQHSVEEATELIEAFLSEPFSGAERHSRRIGKIAAYEATGEVVE, from the coding sequence ATGCGCGTTCACATCGCAACCGACCATGCTGGCATGGAGCTCAGCTCGCATCTCATCACCGCTCTCTCCGCCAAGGGCTTTGAGATGGTTGACCACGGACCCGCCGTCTACGACGCCGAAGACGACTACCCGGCGTTCTGCATCAACGCCGCGCGCGCTGTCATGGCCGACCGCGCCGAGGGCGTCGATGCCCTCGGGATCGTTCTGGGCGGCTCGGGCAACGGCGAGCAGATCGCCGCGAATAAGGTCGAAGGGGTGCGAGCAGCCCTCGCATGGAACCTGGAGACGGCCAAGCTGGCCCGCGAACATAACGACGCCAACGTCGTGGCTCTGGGCGGCCGCCAGCACTCGGTCGAGGAGGCCACCGAGCTGATCGAGGCCTTCCTGTCCGAGCCCTTCAGCGGTGCCGAACGCCATTCTCGCCGCATCGGCAAGATTGCAGCCTACGAGGCGACCGGTGAGGTCGTTGAGTAG
- a CDS encoding helix-turn-helix transcriptional regulator, protein MPARDLPWPLLQTVAALADAPLTQIAERLREAIHPYLASSALVVFTEDCTGRPQKKAGEEEIISRVSITELEALRAALPYEAPWFGEAEIGGRSRSVLALKDAASHALLVLTDPHGAHPDHSTGLDWVSYLWGIAARRIQEKVADAPPSYLLESRAASAERVRVTAELTDLHSTTLETLLAALRSASLDDATARSTVTDLAVKALVGLRTLSYRTADMAQEPVAKAFERLREDLRPLTRFGGIEVEFIEPPLNGRALPGEVAHTARAIVRGLVLAMMEQPDVTRIRTQWDCDGENLLINIRDDGRGSLSVDAPSVGRLERRVEALNGRLHLEVMPGWGADVFVTLPLDAPTSRPGGDVAEWKLAERELEVLQHLVAGHRNRTIAFALGISENTVKFHVRNLFRKLDVGSRTEAIALAHSRGLR, encoded by the coding sequence ATGCCTGCCCGCGACCTGCCGTGGCCGCTCCTGCAGACTGTGGCGGCGCTGGCGGATGCCCCGCTGACGCAGATTGCGGAGCGATTGCGTGAGGCCATCCACCCCTACCTGGCAAGCAGCGCCCTGGTTGTCTTCACGGAGGACTGCACTGGGCGGCCGCAGAAGAAGGCGGGAGAGGAGGAGATCATTTCCCGGGTCTCGATCACCGAACTTGAGGCGCTTCGTGCGGCCCTTCCCTACGAGGCGCCATGGTTCGGGGAAGCGGAGATCGGGGGAAGGTCCCGCTCGGTGCTTGCCCTGAAGGATGCCGCCAGTCATGCTCTCCTTGTTCTCACGGATCCCCACGGCGCCCATCCCGACCACAGCACAGGGCTGGATTGGGTCTCCTACCTCTGGGGTATCGCGGCCCGGCGGATCCAAGAAAAAGTGGCCGATGCGCCGCCGTCCTATCTTCTCGAGTCCCGGGCCGCCTCAGCCGAACGCGTGCGCGTGACGGCCGAGCTAACAGACCTTCACTCCACCACCCTGGAAACCCTCTTGGCGGCCCTGCGCTCGGCTTCGCTCGACGACGCCACAGCCCGCTCCACAGTGACCGATCTTGCAGTCAAGGCGCTGGTGGGGCTCCGCACCCTCAGCTACCGCACTGCGGACATGGCGCAAGAACCGGTGGCCAAAGCCTTCGAGCGACTGCGCGAGGACCTCCGGCCACTCACACGTTTCGGCGGCATCGAGGTGGAGTTCATCGAACCTCCCTTGAACGGAAGAGCCCTTCCCGGCGAAGTCGCCCACACGGCACGGGCAATTGTCCGCGGACTCGTGCTGGCCATGATGGAACAGCCCGACGTCACCAGGATCCGGACCCAATGGGACTGCGACGGGGAGAACCTCCTGATCAACATCCGCGACGACGGCCGCGGCTCGCTCTCTGTGGACGCCCCGAGCGTCGGCCGTCTGGAGCGCCGGGTCGAGGCGCTGAATGGCCGTCTGCATCTGGAGGTCATGCCCGGTTGGGGGGCGGACGTCTTCGTGACGCTCCCGTTGGACGCCCCAACCTCGCGGCCCGGGGGAGACGTCGCGGAATGGAAGCTCGCCGAGCGCGAGCTCGAAGTGCTCCAGCACCTTGTTGCCGGACATCGCAACCGCACGATCGCCTTCGCACTTGGCATCAGCGAGAACACCGTCAAGTTCCACGTCCGAAACCTCTTCAGGAAGCTGGATGTCGGCTCGCGGACGGAGGCCATCGCCCTGGCACACAGCCGCGGGCTCAGGTGA
- a CDS encoding 6-phosphofructokinase, giving the protein MKIGILTSGGDCPGLNAVIRGAVLKGIAVHGQEFVGYRDGWRGVVEGDVIDLPRTSVRGIAKQGGTILGTSRTNPFENNGGPEVIKAHMERLGIDAIIAIGGEGTLAAARRLTDAGLKIVGVPKTVDNDLDATDYTFGFDTAVEIATEAIDRLRTTGESHHRCMIAEVMGRHVGWIALHSGMASGAHGILIPEQRVSIHEIAEWVKLAHDRGRAPLVVVAEGFVLEGMDAPHSERGLDTFGRPRLGGIAEQLAPEIELYTGIETRATILGHIQRGGVPTAFDRVLATRLGAAAIDSVVEGRWGTMVSLRGTEIAHVGFEEALGRLKVVPQHRYDEARVLFG; this is encoded by the coding sequence ATGAAGATCGGCATCCTCACCTCCGGCGGCGACTGCCCCGGCCTCAACGCCGTCATCCGTGGGGCGGTGCTCAAGGGCATCGCCGTGCACGGCCAGGAGTTCGTGGGCTACCGGGACGGCTGGCGCGGGGTCGTCGAGGGCGACGTCATCGACCTGCCGCGCACCTCGGTCCGCGGCATCGCCAAGCAGGGCGGCACGATCCTGGGGACCTCCCGCACCAACCCGTTCGAGAACAACGGCGGCCCCGAGGTGATCAAGGCCCACATGGAGCGGCTCGGGATCGACGCCATCATCGCGATCGGCGGCGAGGGCACGCTGGCGGCTGCGCGGCGCCTCACGGACGCGGGCCTGAAGATCGTCGGCGTCCCCAAGACCGTCGACAACGACCTCGACGCCACCGACTACACGTTCGGCTTCGACACCGCCGTGGAGATCGCCACCGAGGCGATCGACCGGCTCCGCACCACGGGCGAGTCTCACCACCGCTGCATGATCGCCGAGGTCATGGGCCGCCACGTCGGCTGGATCGCGCTGCACTCCGGGATGGCCTCCGGCGCCCACGGCATCCTGATCCCCGAGCAGCGCGTGAGCATTCACGAGATCGCCGAGTGGGTCAAGCTTGCCCACGATCGCGGCAGGGCCCCGCTCGTGGTCGTCGCCGAGGGATTCGTGCTCGAGGGCATGGACGCCCCGCATTCGGAGCGCGGCCTCGACACGTTCGGCCGCCCGCGCCTGGGCGGCATCGCCGAGCAGCTCGCGCCTGAAATCGAGCTCTATACGGGAATCGAGACGCGGGCGACGATCCTGGGCCACATCCAGCGCGGCGGCGTCCCCACCGCGTTCGACCGCGTCCTCGCGACACGCCTGGGCGCGGCCGCGATCGACTCCGTGGTGGAGGGCCGCTGGGGCACCATGGTCTCGCTGCGCGGCACGGAGATCGCCCACGTGGGCTTCGAGGAGGCCCTCGGTCGGCTCAAGGTCGTGCCCCAGCACCGCTACGACGAGGCCCGCGTCCTCTTCGGCTAG
- a CDS encoding DUF5134 domain-containing protein: MNNVLHTLMHLVMAAMLWDLMPSTLLAQILFLAVAALWFLIQAVAHPEVKRLCAGRAGRMKCLYHSLTMAGSALMVAMMGHVTGTGYGTLPAQSTSMGMSMGHHAMTISPSGTSAGIAGHPLDLALPVTALFGAAAVFFIFLLLRTQAAKDLRRENTGRRLSRSAEHVVDALGAGAMAIMAAAMSA, from the coding sequence GTGAACAACGTCCTCCACACCCTCATGCACCTCGTGATGGCCGCCATGCTGTGGGACCTCATGCCATCCACCCTGCTGGCCCAGATCCTGTTCCTCGCAGTGGCAGCACTCTGGTTCCTCATCCAAGCGGTCGCTCACCCCGAGGTCAAGCGGCTGTGCGCAGGCAGAGCCGGCCGGATGAAATGCCTCTACCACAGCCTCACGATGGCCGGCTCTGCCCTCATGGTCGCGATGATGGGACATGTGACGGGGACAGGCTATGGGACCCTTCCAGCCCAGAGCACCTCGATGGGGATGTCCATGGGCCACCACGCCATGACGATCTCCCCCTCCGGGACGAGCGCGGGTATAGCAGGCCATCCCTTGGACCTGGCACTTCCGGTGACCGCGTTGTTCGGTGCAGCGGCGGTCTTCTTCATCTTCCTCCTGCTGCGCACTCAGGCGGCAAAGGACCTTCGCCGCGAGAACACTGGGCGGCGCCTGTCGCGCAGCGCGGAGCACGTTGTCGACGCACTCGGAGCCGGTGCCATGGCCATCATGGCCGCCGCCATGTCGGCCTGA
- the tal gene encoding transaldolase, with protein sequence MTNATPTAQLSEAGVSIWLDDLSRGRLSSGGLQRLIDEKNVVGVTTNPSIFQAAITSGTDYDRKIAELASQGTGAEETIFEITTADVADACDLFAPIAAATKGIDGRVSIEVDPRLAWDTAGTIAEAKRLYKEVDKENVHIKIPATLEGLAAITAVLAEGISVNVTLIFSLTRYRAVINAFQTGLELAKDNGHDLAGIHSVASFFVSRVDTEIDKRLEKIGTEQAAALKGKAGLANARLAYQIYEEEFTTERWKLLADAGALPQRPLWASTGVKDPSLPDTLYVTGLVAPGVVNTMPEKTLEATFDHAEVTGDTIAGTYEEAHGVLTALEDLGISYDEVVSVLESEGLDKFVASWSELLADVEAALADARNVPAH encoded by the coding sequence ATGACCAACGCAACACCCACCGCCCAGCTCTCCGAGGCCGGGGTATCCATCTGGCTTGACGACCTGTCCCGGGGCCGGCTCTCCAGCGGAGGCCTTCAGCGGCTGATCGATGAAAAGAACGTCGTCGGGGTCACCACGAACCCCTCCATCTTCCAAGCGGCGATCACCTCCGGCACGGACTACGACCGCAAGATTGCCGAGCTCGCCTCCCAGGGGACCGGCGCCGAGGAGACGATCTTCGAGATCACGACCGCCGACGTGGCCGACGCCTGCGATCTCTTCGCTCCGATCGCCGCCGCCACCAAGGGCATCGACGGCCGCGTCTCGATCGAGGTCGACCCCCGCCTCGCCTGGGACACCGCCGGCACGATCGCGGAGGCCAAGCGTCTGTACAAGGAGGTCGACAAGGAGAATGTCCACATCAAGATCCCCGCAACCCTCGAAGGCCTGGCGGCCATCACGGCCGTCCTGGCCGAGGGCATCAGCGTCAACGTGACCCTGATCTTCTCCCTCACCCGCTACCGGGCCGTCATCAACGCCTTCCAGACCGGCTTGGAGCTGGCCAAGGACAACGGCCACGACCTCGCCGGTATCCACTCTGTTGCCTCGTTCTTCGTCTCCCGCGTGGACACCGAGATCGACAAGCGCCTCGAGAAGATCGGCACCGAGCAGGCTGCGGCCCTCAAGGGCAAGGCCGGTCTGGCCAACGCCCGCCTCGCCTACCAGATCTACGAGGAGGAGTTCACCACCGAGCGGTGGAAGCTCCTCGCCGACGCCGGGGCCCTGCCCCAGCGCCCGCTGTGGGCCTCGACCGGGGTCAAGGACCCCTCGCTCCCCGACACCCTCTACGTCACGGGCCTCGTCGCCCCCGGCGTGGTGAACACGATGCCGGAGAAGACCCTCGAGGCGACCTTCGACCACGCCGAGGTCACCGGCGACACCATCGCAGGCACCTATGAGGAAGCCCACGGCGTGCTCACCGCCCTCGAAGACCTTGGCATCTCCTACGACGAGGTCGTCTCGGTCCTCGAATCCGAAGGGCTGGACAAGTTTGTGGCCAGCTGGAGCGAACTCCTGGCCGACGTCGAAGCCGCCCTCGCCGACGCCAGGAACGTCCCGGCACACTAG
- the rpe gene encoding ribulose-phosphate 3-epimerase: protein MPASPVKCCINPSILSADFVNLETELARISNADAVHVDVMDNHFVPNLTIGLPVVERLQKVSPIPLDAHLMISNVDRWAPQFADAGLASVTFHVEAAEAPIKLARELRARGAKAGMALRPATPVEPYLDMLPELDMLLIMTVEPGFGGQAFLDVVLPKIRRARAAVDGSGVSVAIQVDGGITEATIARAAEAGANVFVAGSAVYGKPSPADAIDSLRANGTLALRGTTREPLEQPSFAS, encoded by the coding sequence ATGCCCGCTTCTCCGGTGAAATGCTGCATCAACCCCAGCATCCTCTCGGCCGACTTCGTCAATCTTGAGACAGAGCTGGCCCGGATCAGCAACGCCGACGCAGTCCACGTCGACGTCATGGACAATCACTTCGTCCCGAACCTGACCATCGGCCTGCCCGTAGTGGAACGACTTCAGAAAGTCAGCCCTATCCCCTTGGACGCCCATCTCATGATCTCCAACGTGGACCGCTGGGCACCGCAGTTTGCCGACGCAGGCCTCGCCTCGGTGACATTCCACGTCGAAGCAGCGGAGGCCCCCATCAAGCTCGCCCGCGAACTTAGAGCACGCGGAGCCAAAGCCGGTATGGCACTACGGCCCGCCACCCCCGTGGAACCGTACCTGGACATGCTCCCCGAACTGGACATGCTGCTGATCATGACCGTTGAGCCAGGATTCGGAGGCCAAGCCTTCCTGGACGTCGTGCTGCCGAAGATCCGTCGCGCCCGCGCTGCCGTCGATGGGTCGGGGGTCAGCGTGGCGATCCAGGTAGACGGCGGCATCACCGAGGCAACCATAGCCCGCGCCGCAGAAGCCGGGGCCAACGTCTTCGTCGCCGGCTCGGCCGTGTACGGCAAGCCATCGCCTGCTGATGCCATCGACTCACTGCGGGCCAACGGCACACTCGCCCTCCGAGGGACTACGAGGGAACCACTGGAGCAGCCCTCATTCGCTTCCTGA